The following coding sequences lie in one Stenotrophomonas rhizophila genomic window:
- a CDS encoding ion transporter produces the protein MRPLTAPQLNPATETGWRRTWFEIIYRHDTRPSRNFDLLLVYAIIASVLVVMFDSVQRFHIAHADWLYVLEWGFTILFTAEYLLRLVVVKRPLRYAFSIWGIIDLASILPTYLSLFIPGAQSLLVVRALRILRVFRILKLTRYIEESGVLMESLWRSRRKVLLFLFTVVTITIIAGTLMYVIEGPNHGFTSIPSSMYWAVVTMATVGFGDIVPQTVLGRFVTSVLILIGYSIIAVPTGIYTAELASTMREADLAARRDARGCPHCGLEGHEPDARHCRRCGDTLPDIFNQ, from the coding sequence ATGCGACCGCTCACCGCCCCCCAGCTCAACCCCGCCACCGAGACCGGCTGGCGCCGGACCTGGTTCGAGATCATCTACCGCCACGACACCCGCCCGTCGCGCAATTTCGACCTGCTGCTGGTGTACGCCATCATCGCCAGCGTGCTGGTGGTGATGTTCGACAGCGTGCAGCGCTTCCACATCGCCCATGCCGACTGGCTGTACGTGCTGGAATGGGGCTTCACGATCCTGTTCACCGCCGAGTACCTGCTGCGGCTGGTGGTGGTCAAACGGCCCCTGCGCTACGCGTTCAGCATCTGGGGCATCATCGACCTGGCCTCGATCCTGCCCACCTACCTGTCCCTGTTCATCCCCGGCGCGCAGAGCCTGCTGGTGGTGCGCGCCCTGCGCATCCTGCGGGTGTTCCGCATCCTCAAGCTGACCCGTTACATCGAAGAAAGCGGCGTGCTGATGGAATCGCTGTGGCGCAGCCGGCGCAAGGTGCTGCTGTTCCTGTTCACGGTGGTCACCATCACGATCATCGCCGGCACCCTGATGTACGTGATCGAGGGGCCGAACCACGGGTTCACCAGCATCCCCAGCAGCATGTACTGGGCGGTGGTGACCATGGCCACGGTAGGGTTCGGCGACATCGTGCCGCAGACCGTGCTGGGCCGCTTCGTCACCTCGGTGCTGATCCTGATCGGCTACAGCATCATTGCCGTGCCCACTGGCATCTACACCGCCGAACTGGCCAGCACCATGCGCGAGGCCGACCTGGCGGCGCGGCGCGATGCGCGTGGCTGCCCGCACTGCGGGTTGGAAGGCCACGAACCGGACGCCCGGCATTGCCGCCGGTGCGGCGACACCTTGCCCGATATCTTCAACCAGTGA
- the rpiA gene encoding ribose-5-phosphate isomerase RpiA, whose protein sequence is MSEAKRLAAEKALEYVEDGMIVGVGTGSTVAYFIDGLARIKHRIKGTVSSSEQSTAQLKSHGIEVMELNHTGNLSLYVDGADECDGNKCLIKGGGAALTREKIIAEASERFVCIIDPSKQVPVLGRFPLPVEVIPMARSLIARRILDMTGGQPAWREGVVTDNGNVILDIHHLQITDPVKLERELNQLPGVVSVGLFARRPADVVIVGGEPPRVF, encoded by the coding sequence ATGTCCGAAGCCAAGCGCCTGGCTGCTGAAAAAGCCCTGGAATACGTCGAAGACGGCATGATCGTCGGGGTCGGCACCGGGTCCACCGTTGCCTACTTCATCGACGGCCTGGCCCGCATCAAGCACCGCATCAAGGGCACCGTGTCCAGCTCCGAGCAGAGCACCGCCCAGCTGAAGTCGCACGGCATCGAGGTGATGGAGCTCAACCACACCGGCAACCTGTCGCTGTACGTGGACGGCGCCGACGAGTGCGACGGCAACAAGTGCCTGATCAAGGGCGGCGGCGCCGCGCTGACCCGCGAGAAGATCATCGCCGAGGCCAGCGAGCGCTTCGTGTGCATCATCGACCCGAGCAAGCAGGTGCCCGTGCTGGGGCGTTTCCCGTTGCCGGTGGAAGTGATCCCGATGGCCCGCAGCCTGATCGCGCGCCGCATCCTGGACATGACCGGCGGCCAGCCGGCCTGGCGCGAAGGCGTGGTCACCGACAACGGCAACGTGATCCTGGACATCCACCACCTGCAGATCACCGACCCGGTCAAGCTTGAGCGCGAGCTCAACCAGCTGCCCGGCGTGGTGAGCGTGGGCCTGTTCGCGCGGCGCCCGGCCGACGTGGTCATCGTCGGCGGCGAGCCGCCCCGCGTATTCTGA
- the azu gene encoding azurin, whose translation MEIAVKLLVPVLLAGLMLAPAAHARVCAVSIDSTDQMSFSQKEIKVGADCSQVKLTLRHTGKLAATAMGHNWVLTRTPDYQPVAMAGMRTSLADSYLPKGDARVLAHTAVIGGGQTTSVTFSTAKLAKGGDYTFFCSFPGHFAMMKGKLVFG comes from the coding sequence ATGGAGATTGCCGTGAAACTGCTTGTTCCCGTGTTGCTCGCCGGCCTGATGCTGGCCCCGGCTGCCCATGCCCGCGTGTGTGCGGTCAGCATCGACAGCACCGACCAGATGAGCTTCAGCCAGAAGGAGATCAAGGTCGGCGCAGACTGCAGCCAGGTGAAGCTGACCCTGCGCCACACGGGCAAGCTGGCCGCCACGGCGATGGGGCACAACTGGGTGCTCACGCGGACCCCCGATTATCAGCCGGTGGCGATGGCTGGCATGCGCACGAGCCTGGCCGACAGCTATTTGCCCAAGGGCGATGCGCGCGTGCTGGCGCATACCGCAGTGATCGGCGGTGGGCAGACCACCAGCGTGACCTTCTCGACCGCGAAGCTGGCCAAGGGGGGCGATTACACGTTCTTCTGCTCGTTCCCGGGGCACTTCGCGATGATGAAGGGCAAGCTGGTCTTCGGGTAA
- a CDS encoding acetylornithine transaminase gives MTAAATDPLLSLSHYYLPVYKPRQVVLERGQGARVWDTQGREFIDLAAGIAVCGLGHNDPDLTAALIEQAGKLWHTSNVFYSEPPLRLAEELVTSSRFAERVFLCNSGAEANEVAIKLVRKWASSKGRPAHQRVIVTFRGSFHGRTLAAVTATAQPKYQEGYEPLPGGFRYVDFNDEVQLETAMAAGDVAAVMLEPIQGEGGVMPAKPGFLQRIRELCDQHDALLVLDEIQVGMGRTGTLFAHWQEGIKPDIVTLAKALGGGFPIGAMLAGPKVAEVMQFGAHGTTFGGNPLAAAVARVALRKLSSPEIGHNVGRQSQALRDGLGRINDEFKVFSQVRGRGLMLGAVLDKDFAGQAGAILDHAAEHGLLTLQAGPDVLRFVPSLNITDEEVAEGLKRLRAAVQSFIASR, from the coding sequence ATGACCGCCGCTGCCACCGATCCGCTGTTGTCCCTGTCGCATTACTACCTGCCGGTGTACAAACCGCGCCAGGTGGTGCTTGAGCGCGGCCAGGGTGCGCGCGTGTGGGACACCCAGGGGCGTGAATTCATCGACCTGGCCGCCGGCATCGCCGTGTGCGGGCTGGGCCACAACGACCCGGACCTGACCGCCGCGCTGATCGAGCAGGCCGGCAAGCTGTGGCACACCAGCAACGTGTTCTACAGCGAACCGCCGCTGCGCCTGGCCGAGGAGCTGGTCACCAGCTCGCGCTTCGCCGAGCGTGTGTTCCTGTGCAATTCCGGCGCCGAAGCCAATGAAGTGGCGATCAAGCTGGTGCGCAAGTGGGCGTCCTCGAAGGGCCGCCCGGCCCACCAGCGGGTGATCGTGACCTTCCGCGGCAGCTTCCACGGCCGCACCCTGGCCGCGGTCACCGCCACCGCCCAGCCCAAGTACCAGGAAGGCTACGAGCCGCTGCCCGGCGGCTTCCGCTACGTCGATTTCAACGACGAGGTGCAGCTGGAAACCGCGATGGCCGCCGGCGACGTGGCGGCGGTGATGCTCGAGCCGATCCAGGGCGAGGGCGGGGTGATGCCGGCCAAGCCGGGCTTCCTGCAGCGCATCCGCGAGCTGTGCGACCAGCACGACGCCCTGCTGGTGCTCGATGAAATCCAGGTAGGCATGGGCCGCACCGGCACCCTGTTCGCGCATTGGCAGGAAGGCATCAAACCGGACATCGTGACCCTGGCCAAGGCCTTGGGCGGCGGTTTCCCGATTGGCGCGATGCTGGCCGGGCCGAAGGTGGCCGAGGTGATGCAGTTCGGCGCGCACGGCACCACCTTCGGCGGCAATCCGCTGGCGGCGGCGGTGGCGCGCGTGGCGCTGCGCAAGCTGTCCTCGCCGGAGATCGGGCACAACGTGGGCCGCCAGTCGCAGGCGCTGCGCGATGGCCTGGGCCGGATCAATGATGAGTTCAAGGTGTTCAGCCAGGTGCGCGGCCGCGGCCTGATGCTGGGCGCGGTGCTGGACAAGGATTTCGCCGGCCAGGCCGGTGCCATCCTGGACCACGCCGCCGAGCACGGCCTGCTGACCCTGCAGGCTGGGCCGGACGTGCTGCGCTTCGTGCCGTCATTGAACATCACCGACGAGGAAGTGGCCGAGGGCCTCAAGCGCCTGCGCGCGGCGGTGCAATCCTTCATCGCCTCCCGGTAG
- the thiE gene encoding thiamine phosphate synthase → MNSASVSPVRPRGVYLITPDEADTARLLARTAPLLAAGATWLQYRNKTAAAALHLQQATALQALCAQHGVPLIINDDPALAQAVGAAGVHLGGTDGDIGAARALLGPDAIIGASCYDQLANAERAVAEGASYVAFGAFFPTTTKVTSSRATPDLLRQSAALGVPRVAIGGLSPDNVGPIIAAGADLVAVVSGIFAAPDPVATQRAFLAQFP, encoded by the coding sequence ATGAATTCTGCTTCAGTCTCCCCCGTGCGCCCACGCGGCGTCTACCTGATCACCCCCGACGAGGCCGACACCGCCCGCCTGCTGGCGCGTACCGCGCCGCTGCTGGCCGCCGGCGCGACCTGGCTGCAGTACCGCAACAAGACCGCCGCGGCCGCCCTGCACCTGCAGCAGGCCACCGCGCTGCAGGCACTGTGCGCCCAGCACGGGGTGCCGTTGATCATCAATGACGACCCGGCACTGGCCCAGGCCGTGGGCGCCGCCGGCGTGCACCTGGGCGGCACCGACGGCGACATCGGCGCCGCGCGTGCCCTGCTGGGCCCCGACGCCATCATCGGCGCGTCCTGCTACGACCAGCTGGCCAATGCCGAACGTGCCGTGGCCGAGGGCGCCAGCTACGTGGCGTTCGGCGCGTTCTTCCCCACCACCACCAAGGTCACCTCCAGCCGTGCCACGCCGGACCTGCTGCGGCAAAGCGCCGCACTGGGCGTACCGCGGGTGGCGATCGGCGGGCTCAGCCCGGACAATGTGGGTCCCATCATCGCGGCCGGTGCCGACCTGGTGGCCGTGGTCAGCGGCATTTTTGCCGCCCCCGATCCGGTCGCCACCCAGCGCGCTTTCCTCGCCCAGTTTCCGTAA
- a CDS encoding 5-formyltetrahydrofolate cyclo-ligase, whose translation MTDPRSALRQQLRQRRRDIPAAQRLAAAEHLADRLLQLPFAPAHGFVAGYWAMDGEIALHRWQMQLPDALQYCLPILAGDTLRFAPWRPGQPLTANRYGIPEPDIALEATLAPEQMTLVVAPLVGFDAQGRRLGMGGGWYDRSFAFRHQRPAPPWLVGVGFSVQQVDDLPVQPWDVAVDAICTDISTLVCVPANGRHLP comes from the coding sequence ATGACCGACCCGCGCTCCGCACTGCGCCAGCAGCTGCGCCAACGCCGCCGAGACATCCCCGCCGCGCAGCGCCTGGCCGCCGCCGAACATCTGGCCGATCGCCTGCTCCAGCTCCCCTTCGCCCCTGCGCACGGCTTCGTTGCCGGGTACTGGGCGATGGATGGCGAAATCGCCCTGCACCGCTGGCAGATGCAGCTGCCCGACGCGCTGCAGTACTGCCTGCCGATCCTCGCCGGCGACACGCTGCGCTTCGCGCCCTGGCGACCCGGCCAGCCACTGACCGCCAACCGCTACGGCATTCCCGAACCGGACATCGCACTGGAGGCCACCCTGGCACCGGAGCAGATGACACTGGTGGTGGCGCCCCTGGTCGGTTTCGACGCGCAGGGCCGGCGCCTGGGCATGGGAGGCGGCTGGTATGATCGCAGCTTCGCGTTCCGCCACCAGCGCCCCGCACCGCCGTGGCTGGTGGGGGTCGGCTTCTCGGTGCAGCAGGTCGATGACCTGCCGGTACAGCCCTGGGATGTCGCGGTGGATGCGATCTGCACCGACATCTCCACCCTCGTCTGCGTACCGGCCAACGGTCGGCACCTACCGTAA
- a CDS encoding TIGR02449 family protein → MEPSDAITQLQAFAARVEALLERNQRLAEENRSLRHQQEQLVAERSQLLAKNEQARSRVEAMITRLKSLEQHT, encoded by the coding sequence ATGGAACCTTCCGACGCCATCACCCAATTGCAGGCCTTCGCCGCCCGGGTGGAGGCGTTGCTGGAACGCAACCAGCGCCTGGCCGAGGAGAACCGCAGCCTGCGCCATCAGCAGGAGCAACTGGTGGCCGAGCGCTCCCAGCTGCTGGCCAAGAACGAACAGGCCCGCTCCCGGGTCGAAGCGATGATCACCCGCCTCAAGTCCCTGGAGCAGCACACATGA
- a CDS encoding SirB1 family protein, with product MQGQITLPTWDSLAELDDEALPLLPTALLIARDEYPDLDPTVYDAVVQAHADHLRTEVDTIEHWPLKIAAVNRHLFDELGYGGDHGEYYDPRNSYLNQVFERRLGNPISLALVQMEVARRLGIPLDGVSFPGHFLVRLPVDDGVLVMDPYNGGRPLDVEELRERARSHLGGETPDDHVLAQILDAAPARAILMRMLRNLHGVYVERGEWDRAARSADRLLKLAPEQDDALRDRGLAYLNLDYEAGARHDLALYLQRNRQATDAQWVREKLVELGGRAPRLH from the coding sequence ATGCAGGGGCAGATCACATTGCCGACGTGGGATTCACTGGCCGAGCTGGATGACGAGGCCCTGCCGCTGTTGCCCACAGCACTGCTGATCGCCCGCGACGAATACCCCGACCTGGACCCCACCGTGTACGACGCGGTGGTGCAGGCCCATGCCGACCACCTGCGTACCGAGGTGGACACCATCGAGCACTGGCCGCTGAAGATCGCCGCCGTGAACCGCCACCTGTTCGACGAACTGGGCTACGGCGGCGACCACGGCGAGTACTACGACCCGCGCAACAGCTACCTCAACCAGGTGTTCGAACGCCGCCTGGGCAATCCGATCTCGCTGGCCCTGGTGCAGATGGAAGTCGCGCGCCGGCTGGGCATTCCGCTGGACGGGGTGTCCTTCCCGGGGCACTTCCTGGTGCGTCTGCCGGTGGACGACGGGGTGCTGGTGATGGACCCCTACAACGGCGGCCGCCCGCTGGACGTGGAAGAACTGCGCGAGCGCGCCCGCTCGCACCTGGGCGGCGAAACCCCGGACGACCACGTGCTGGCGCAGATCCTGGATGCCGCCCCGGCACGCGCGATCCTGATGCGCATGCTGCGCAACCTGCACGGCGTGTATGTGGAGCGCGGCGAATGGGACCGCGCCGCGCGCAGTGCCGACCGCCTGCTCAAGCTGGCGCCCGAACAGGACGATGCGCTGCGTGACCGCGGCTTGGCGTACCTGAACCTGGATTACGAGGCCGGGGCGCGCCATGACCTGGCGCTGTACCTGCAACGCAACCGCCAGGCCACCGATGCGCAATGGGTGCGCGAGAAGCTGGTGGAACTGGGCGGACGGGCGCCGCGGTTGCATTGA
- a CDS encoding rubredoxin, producing MTDATATTFRTWMCVVCGFLYREEDGLPEEGIAPGTRWEDIPDTWTCPDCGVTKDDFEMVEVD from the coding sequence ATGACCGATGCCACCGCCACCACTTTCCGCACCTGGATGTGCGTTGTCTGCGGCTTTCTGTACAGGGAAGAAGACGGCCTGCCGGAAGAAGGCATTGCGCCGGGCACGCGCTGGGAAGACATTCCCGACACCTGGACCTGCCCCGATTGCGGCGTGACCAAGGACGATTTCGAGATGGTCGAGGTCGATTGA
- a CDS encoding DUF192 domain-containing protein codes for MSLIRLLPLLLLMTLTGCASSGTRHWVELSGARYQVELARDDASRARGLMFRDQMDADHGMLFLHEREELQAYWMKNTKIALDILYFDEQRRLVSQQRDVPPCSAGDRCPPYPSSGPARYVLELNAGQAEKLGLKDGTEITFGPGIADR; via the coding sequence ATGTCGCTGATCCGCCTGTTGCCGCTGCTGCTCCTGATGACCCTGACCGGCTGCGCCAGCAGCGGCACCCGCCACTGGGTGGAACTGAGCGGTGCCCGCTACCAGGTGGAACTGGCCCGCGATGACGCCAGCCGCGCGCGCGGGCTGATGTTCCGCGACCAGATGGATGCCGACCATGGCATGTTGTTCCTGCACGAGCGCGAGGAACTGCAGGCGTACTGGATGAAGAACACCAAGATCGCGCTGGACATCCTGTACTTCGACGAACAGCGCCGGCTGGTCAGCCAGCAGCGCGATGTGCCGCCGTGCTCGGCCGGCGACCGTTGCCCGCCCTACCCCAGCAGCGGCCCGGCCCGTTACGTGCTGGAGCTCAATGCCGGCCAGGCCGAAAAGCTGGGCTTGAAGGACGGCACCGAGATCACCTTCGGCCCCGGCATCGCCGACCGCTGA
- a CDS encoding HAD-IA family hydrolase, whose protein sequence is MAVAVECLLLDFDGVLVRHARHLRVRHLAASTGCSVAQVQAALFDSGLEQQHDAGLDSTLYLQQVSAALGSTLSIAQWQAARIAASLPQAGVIERIEQVARRLPIAILTNNGALMADTIPRILPTLATALHGRILCSGALGGRKPDPAVFVQAVELLGARAGRTLFIDDLFTNVRGARQAGLQAETATDSRSIGKVLKRYAMV, encoded by the coding sequence ATGGCCGTTGCCGTGGAGTGCCTGCTGCTGGATTTCGATGGCGTTCTGGTGCGCCATGCGCGCCACCTGCGCGTGCGTCACCTGGCGGCCAGCACCGGCTGCAGCGTCGCGCAGGTGCAGGCGGCCTTGTTCGACAGCGGCCTGGAGCAGCAGCACGACGCCGGCCTGGACAGCACGCTGTATCTGCAGCAGGTGAGCGCTGCGTTGGGCAGCACGCTGAGCATTGCGCAGTGGCAGGCGGCGCGCATCGCCGCCTCCCTGCCGCAGGCCGGGGTGATCGAACGCATCGAGCAGGTCGCCCGCCGCCTGCCGATTGCGATCCTGACCAACAACGGCGCGCTGATGGCCGACACCATCCCGCGCATCCTGCCTACCCTGGCCACGGCGTTGCACGGGCGCATCCTGTGCAGCGGTGCGCTGGGCGGACGCAAACCGGACCCGGCCGTCTTCGTGCAGGCGGTGGAACTGCTGGGCGCACGTGCCGGGCGCACGCTGTTCATCGATGACCTGTTCACCAACGTGCGCGGTGCACGTCAGGCGGGATTGCAGGCGGAAACGGCGACCGACAGCCGCAGCATCGGCAAGGTGTTGAAGCGGTACGCCATGGTGTAG
- the hemL gene encoding glutamate-1-semialdehyde 2,1-aminomutase gives MNHDQSHALFTRAQKLLPGGVNSPVRAFKSVGGEPFFVQRADGPYLYDVDGNRYIDYVGSWGPMIVGHNHPAVRQAVKHAINNGLSFGAPCEAEVVMAETLTRLIPSCQMVRMVNSGTEATLSAIRLARGATGRNRIVKFEGCYHGHGDSFLVKAGSGMLTLGVPTSPGVPAGLSELTLTLPYNDFDAATALFAEQGEHIAGLIIEPVVGNANCIPPRDGYLQHLRALCTQYGALLIFDEVMTGFRVALGGAQAHYGITPDLTTFGKIIGGGMPVGAYGGRADLMSQIAPAGPIYQAGTLSGNPVAMAAGLAMLELVQEPGFHDRLSAASARLCAGLEAAAAEAGVPVTTTQVGGMFGLFFTDQKVDTYAQATACDITAFNTFFHAMLERGVFLAPSAYEAGFMSSAHDDSVIDATIDAAREAFKVVKG, from the coding sequence ATGAACCACGACCAGTCCCACGCCCTGTTCACCCGCGCCCAGAAGCTGCTGCCGGGCGGTGTCAACTCGCCGGTGCGCGCGTTCAAGTCGGTCGGCGGCGAGCCGTTCTTCGTGCAGCGCGCCGATGGCCCGTACCTGTACGACGTGGATGGCAACCGCTACATCGACTACGTGGGGTCGTGGGGCCCGATGATCGTCGGCCACAACCACCCGGCCGTGCGCCAGGCGGTCAAGCATGCGATCAACAACGGCCTGTCGTTCGGCGCGCCGTGCGAGGCCGAAGTGGTGATGGCCGAAACCCTCACCCGGCTGATCCCGTCGTGCCAGATGGTACGCATGGTCAACTCCGGCACCGAAGCCACGCTGTCGGCGATCCGGCTGGCGCGCGGGGCCACCGGGCGCAATCGCATCGTCAAGTTCGAAGGCTGCTACCACGGCCACGGCGACTCGTTCCTGGTGAAGGCCGGCAGCGGCATGCTGACCCTGGGCGTGCCCACCTCGCCGGGCGTGCCGGCCGGCCTGAGCGAACTCACCCTCACCCTGCCCTACAACGATTTCGACGCGGCCACCGCGCTGTTCGCCGAACAGGGCGAGCACATCGCCGGGCTGATCATCGAGCCGGTGGTGGGCAACGCCAACTGCATTCCGCCGCGCGACGGCTACCTGCAGCACCTGCGCGCCCTGTGCACCCAGTACGGCGCGCTGTTGATCTTCGATGAGGTGATGACCGGGTTCCGCGTCGCCCTCGGCGGTGCGCAGGCCCACTACGGCATCACCCCGGACCTGACCACCTTCGGCAAGATCATCGGCGGCGGCATGCCGGTGGGTGCCTACGGCGGCCGTGCCGACCTGATGTCGCAGATCGCCCCGGCCGGCCCGATCTACCAGGCCGGCACGCTCAGCGGCAACCCGGTGGCGATGGCCGCCGGCCTTGCGATGCTGGAACTGGTGCAGGAACCGGGCTTCCATGACCGCCTCAGCGCGGCCAGCGCGCGCCTGTGCGCCGGGCTGGAAGCGGCGGCGGCCGAGGCCGGCGTGCCCGTGACCACTACCCAGGTGGGCGGCATGTTCGGGCTGTTCTTCACCGACCAGAAGGTGGACACCTACGCCCAGGCCACCGCCTGTGACATTACTGCGTTCAACACCTTCTTCCACGCGATGCTGGAGCGCGGCGTGTTCCTGGCCCCGTCGGCGTACGAGGCCGGCTTCATGTCCAGCGCGCACGACGACAGCGTGATCGACGCGACCATCGACGCCGCCCGCGAGGCGTTCAAGGTCGTCAAAGGCTGA
- a CDS encoding EVE domain-containing protein has product MTARKRYWLMKSEPDAFSIDDLQRVGREPWNGVRNYQARNFMRDGMKVGDGVLFYHSNTKVPGIVGIATVASEAYPDDTQFNPKSDYYDLKATREEPRWMLVDVAFERKLRDTISLDEIKLHADALGEGFPLTARGNRLSILPVTAAQWKLLLSLEKH; this is encoded by the coding sequence ATGACCGCACGCAAGCGCTACTGGCTGATGAAGTCCGAACCGGACGCCTTTTCCATCGACGATCTGCAGCGCGTGGGCCGCGAGCCCTGGAACGGCGTGCGCAACTACCAGGCGCGCAACTTCATGCGCGACGGCATGAAGGTCGGCGACGGGGTGCTGTTCTACCACTCCAATACCAAGGTGCCCGGCATCGTCGGCATTGCCACGGTGGCCAGCGAGGCCTACCCGGACGACACCCAGTTCAACCCCAAATCCGACTACTACGACCTCAAGGCCACCCGCGAAGAACCGCGCTGGATGCTGGTGGACGTGGCCTTCGAGCGCAAACTGCGCGACACCATTTCGCTGGACGAGATCAAGCTGCACGCCGATGCGCTGGGCGAAGGTTTTCCGCTGACCGCGCGCGGCAACCGCCTGTCGATCCTTCCGGTGACCGCCGCGCAGTGGAAGCTGCTGCTGTCGCTTGAAAAACACTGA
- a CDS encoding UPF0149 family protein translates to MTELPSVDDVNKASQALGLGANAAELHGGLCGWLSAGGAPVREWPARVLADDNLPLPAEDDPLSQLLQASVAQLEDRDFAFELLLSDASDTAAQADALFTWARAFLGGFGLGSGGRRPTLSEEGEEALNDLAKLAQASSEDFESGNDDDEDALAEIEEFIRVAVLLLHGDCVMAARHRQRLN, encoded by the coding sequence ATGACCGAACTTCCGAGTGTCGATGACGTAAACAAGGCCAGCCAGGCGTTGGGCCTGGGCGCCAATGCCGCCGAACTGCATGGCGGGCTGTGCGGCTGGCTGTCTGCCGGCGGTGCGCCGGTGCGCGAATGGCCGGCGCGGGTGCTGGCCGATGACAACCTGCCGCTGCCGGCCGAGGACGATCCGCTGTCGCAGCTGCTGCAGGCCAGCGTGGCGCAGCTGGAAGACCGCGACTTTGCGTTCGAGCTGCTGCTCAGCGACGCCAGCGACACCGCCGCGCAGGCCGATGCGCTGTTCACCTGGGCGCGCGCCTTCCTGGGCGGCTTCGGGCTGGGCTCCGGTGGCCGTCGCCCGACGCTGTCCGAAGAGGGCGAAGAAGCCCTGAACGACCTGGCCAAGCTGGCCCAGGCCTCCAGCGAAGACTTCGAAAGCGGCAACGATGATGACGAAGACGCGCTGGCCGAGATCGAAGAGTTCATCCGCGTGGCGGTGCTGCTGCTGCACGGCGACTGCGTGATGGCCGCGCGCCACCGGCAGCGTCTGAACTGA
- a CDS encoding cell division protein ZapA — protein MSQTEPVSVRILDREYTVGVGPEEKEILTAAARLLDAKMREIRGSNRMAAVDRVAVLAALNLAHELQQLRDEHARQGVALQQTLADLNRRLDRAIDGA, from the coding sequence ATGAGCCAGACCGAACCGGTCAGTGTCCGCATCCTGGACCGTGAATACACGGTGGGCGTGGGCCCGGAAGAGAAAGAAATCCTCACCGCAGCGGCCCGCCTGCTGGATGCGAAGATGCGCGAGATCCGCGGCAGCAACCGCATGGCCGCCGTGGACCGGGTGGCCGTGCTGGCCGCCTTGAATCTGGCCCATGAACTGCAGCAGCTGCGCGATGAACACGCCCGCCAGGGCGTGGCACTGCAGCAGACCCTGGCCGATTTGAACCGGCGGCTGGACCGGGCGATCGACGGGGCGTGA